A window from Rhodohalobacter sp. SW132 encodes these proteins:
- a CDS encoding EpsG family protein gives MQSNKQGFYAFFLFLIWPFLATVTAFKNYKQSWAKNIFWLFCIFYGLTFAIGAESETSDIVGYVAQYQDLHHEKMTIATAVNYYQESGEIDFMRTAIAILVSRISDSQPILTLVYAIIFGYFFSRNLWYVMERLQGKLLPITILLIICFFLVNPIWRINGFRMWTATHIFLFGLLPFLCEGKTRYLWVSVFSLAFHFAMLVPLGVLFGYIVLGNRLNLYFGTFLFTLFFAELDLAVFNNLMQAYAPEILQERTSSYRVEGPGTPGMAVASAEDSGRWYASWYGRAIRYSVMALLIGLYVTGREHFRKHKYWMNLFCFVLAFFAAANLLSSLSSGSRFFNIANLCALPLLILYIQNVARDKVMKRFTWVVSPGLLLFAFVAFRIGLYSLSATSILGNPVVALFMYENYMSMNDFLRMIL, from the coding sequence ATGCAGAGCAATAAACAGGGCTTTTACGCCTTTTTCCTTTTCCTGATCTGGCCCTTCCTGGCTACGGTTACGGCATTTAAGAATTACAAACAGAGCTGGGCGAAAAACATATTCTGGCTTTTCTGTATTTTTTATGGACTCACTTTTGCGATCGGAGCAGAAAGTGAAACAAGTGATATCGTCGGGTATGTAGCTCAATACCAAGATTTACACCATGAAAAAATGACGATTGCTACGGCAGTAAATTACTACCAGGAGAGTGGTGAGATAGATTTTATGCGGACAGCGATTGCTATACTTGTTTCCCGTATTTCAGACAGTCAACCGATTTTAACCCTTGTTTATGCTATCATTTTTGGTTACTTCTTCTCCCGAAATCTGTGGTATGTCATGGAGCGGCTTCAGGGGAAACTGCTTCCGATTACCATACTATTAATAATCTGTTTTTTCCTGGTGAATCCGATCTGGCGAATCAACGGGTTTCGGATGTGGACGGCAACGCATATATTCCTATTCGGTCTATTACCTTTTCTCTGCGAGGGAAAGACCCGCTATTTGTGGGTTTCAGTTTTTTCACTGGCGTTTCACTTTGCAATGCTTGTACCCCTTGGAGTTCTCTTTGGGTACATTGTCCTTGGCAACAGGTTGAATCTGTATTTCGGCACTTTCCTCTTTACCCTTTTCTTTGCTGAACTTGATCTTGCGGTATTTAATAACCTGATGCAGGCTTACGCCCCGGAAATATTGCAGGAACGAACCTCAAGTTACCGGGTAGAGGGGCCCGGGACGCCCGGGATGGCGGTCGCTTCAGCTGAAGACAGCGGCCGCTGGTATGCCTCCTGGTATGGCAGGGCTATACGGTATTCTGTGATGGCACTCTTGATAGGCCTTTATGTGACGGGGCGTGAACATTTCAGGAAACACAAATACTGGATGAACCTTTTTTGTTTCGTACTGGCATTCTTTGCAGCGGCAAATCTACTCAGTTCACTTTCCTCAGGTTCCCGGTTTTTTAATATTGCAAACCTTTGCGCCCTCCCTCTGCTCATTTTGTACATTCAGAATGTCGCAAGAGACAAAGTCATGAAAAGATTTACGTGGGTGGTTTCGCCGGGGCTACTATTATTTGCTTTTGTAG
- a CDS encoding glycosyltransferase, whose translation MNKKKILIVSRSFYPMNTPRAFRTTELVKEFARQGHEVTLLTVKDDELHVPFEKEHGVTIKDLGDLKLKPIDSQKGGKVGRLVRKVLRRGLLQAFEYPDIQLAYLVKKALEEERGYDLLLTIATPHPIHWGTAWAWSEKDPIAKTWVADCGDPYMGSRLDTFNKWFYFKYFEKSFCRKADVITVPIEDAKSGYYPEFRDKIEVVPQGFNFDEVDINRQSSVDHTVPTFAYAGGLIPGGRDPRLFLEYITGLDRNYKFILYTRSRNLVEPFLEKGAGRIEIRDYIPRPELLRTLSKMDFLVNFENATSLQMPSKLIDYYLAGRPVLSVDGQKINKKSIDEFLEGDYSSAYSYNGVDRYRIENVCGQFLELQEREA comes from the coding sequence TTGAATAAGAAAAAAATACTTATCGTTTCCCGTTCGTTCTACCCGATGAACACTCCGCGCGCCTTTCGTACGACAGAACTGGTGAAAGAGTTTGCCCGCCAGGGGCATGAAGTTACCCTTCTGACCGTGAAGGATGACGAGCTTCATGTGCCGTTTGAGAAGGAACATGGGGTAACCATTAAAGACCTGGGGGACCTGAAACTGAAGCCGATTGATTCGCAAAAGGGAGGTAAAGTTGGAAGGCTTGTCCGTAAAGTGCTCCGCAGAGGGCTTTTACAGGCGTTTGAATACCCCGATATTCAGCTGGCATACCTGGTAAAAAAAGCTCTTGAAGAAGAGCGCGGGTATGATCTGCTGCTTACGATCGCAACGCCGCATCCGATTCACTGGGGGACCGCATGGGCCTGGAGTGAAAAGGACCCGATTGCTAAAACCTGGGTGGCCGATTGCGGCGATCCTTACATGGGTTCAAGGCTCGATACGTTTAACAAGTGGTTCTACTTTAAGTACTTTGAAAAATCGTTCTGCAGAAAAGCGGATGTGATAACGGTGCCGATAGAGGATGCAAAAAGTGGGTATTACCCTGAATTCCGGGATAAAATTGAGGTTGTTCCGCAGGGGTTTAATTTCGATGAGGTGGATATAAACAGGCAATCCTCCGTGGATCACACGGTTCCAACATTTGCCTATGCTGGCGGACTGATTCCCGGCGGCAGAGATCCCCGGCTGTTCCTGGAGTATATTACAGGACTCGACCGAAATTATAAATTTATTCTCTACACGCGGAGCCGAAACCTGGTGGAGCCGTTTCTCGAAAAAGGTGCCGGCCGGATTGAGATCCGCGACTACATCCCCCGCCCGGAGCTGCTGCGCACGCTGAGCAAAATGGATTTTCTTGTGAATTTTGAAAACGCCACCTCCCTGCAGATGCCGAGCAAGCTGATCGACTACTACCTTGCCGGCCGGCCGGTACTCTCAGTAGACGGGCAGAAAATTAATAAAAAGTCGATAGACGAGTTCCTGGAGGGAGACTACTCTTCCGCCTACAGCTATAACGGTGTGGATCGCTATCGGATTGAAAACGTCTGCGGACAGTTTCTTGAACTGCAGGAACGTGAGGCATAA